TAGGTCGAGCGCGAGGCGATATGCCTTCAGCGTAGTCAACGACGCGCGTGCGCGCATCTCGATTCGCACGGCGATCGTGCGCATGCACACAGCGCGGGTTAGTGCGGGCGATGGTACGTGGGCATGTCTGCACCCATTGCAGAAATGGGCCGCTCGGGCGTCGCGGGCGGTGGCAGGCAGCAAGACGGCCCTGTCAATAAACGACGAGCGATTCGGCCCATGTGTGGGTGCCCATGTTGCCGGAGCCGTTGAGCATCCAATCGTAGTCGCCGTACCCCGACCCCTCGCCGGGCCACGGATTCATGAAGTAGAGCGCGTTTTCGGCGGCATCGTAGCCGTTGATGACGACGAAGTGGCCGCCGCCGTCGGGCCATGTCCAGAGGACGACGACCGGATCGCCCTGGTTGACGCTCGCAATGGTGTAGTCGAACGCCAGCGGACCATCGTAGTAGTGCGAATCGCGCCGTCCTAGCGACCAAAGGATGCCGCTGATGCCGGTCGTGCCGGTGATGGCGTTCGGCGAGTTGGCCGCGTCGTCCCAGTCGAACGGAGCGTTTTCGCAGGCGTACCCGATCGAGTCGACCCAGTTTGCAATGCCGCATTGCGTACTCGTCACGCCGCGATAGCTGAGCACGGCGTTCGCGTCGGCGGCCCAGCACCATTCGCTGTGTTGCTGTGTGACCTGAGGGACGTCGATCTGCTGCGCGTGTACGGCGACGAACGCGGGTGTCGCGGCGACGATGAGCCTGCCTAGCAGGCGAGCGGCGAGATGGGTGTTCACGGCCGGACTCCTAATGACCGAATCTGAGGTCGCGCATTCCGCGCTGCACGCGTTGCCTCAAGGCGTCGTCGAGTTGGGCATCGGAGAGGGCGGATCCTGGCATGAGGGGGCTGGCCTCGCGCGGCGCGAGTGCCGCGCGTGCGCTGGCGAGCGGAACGTAGACGGGTGAGTTCGTCGTGCCTGCCGTGCTTGCGGACCGGACCTCGATGAAATCGGCGACGGCTTGTTGACTGCGGACGAAGCGCAGTTGCGCCGCCGGCGCTTGCTGCGCGTACTGCGTGGCGACCGCCGTAATTTCGCCCGCTAATTCGCTTGCGCCGGCTTCGACCATGGTCCATGCGCCGCTCATGCGGGCAACGGTGATGAGCCCGATGCCCTTGCCGTTCGCCATGACGACGAACCGCCATTCGCCGCTGCCGTAAAGACTCTGATCGAGTGGCTTGCCCGAGAGCAGCGCTTGCGGATCGACGAGATAGGTTTCGAACCCATCACCGATCGTCGCTTTGCCGAGCCCTCGCTGACCGGTCGTGTCGAAAACTCGATTTGCCTGAACGTGAAGGGCGGACGCCGATGCGGATAAACGCTTGGTCAGTCTCGCCAAGCCGGCTTCGGCCGCCTGACGCTGGGGCGATCCTAGGGCTGGCGATAGCGCGCCAATGTCCGCTGATGGCCTGAAGAGCGCATTCGGTCG
The sequence above is a segment of the Trinickia acidisoli genome. Coding sequences within it:
- a CDS encoding C39 family peptidase gives rise to the protein MNTHLAARLLGRLIVAATPAFVAVHAQQIDVPQVTQQHSEWCWAADANAVLSYRGVTSTQCGIANWVDSIGYACENAPFDWDDAANSPNAITGTTGISGILWSLGRRDSHYYDGPLAFDYTIASVNQGDPVVVLWTWPDGGGHFVVINGYDAAENALYFMNPWPGEGSGYGDYDWMLNGSGNMGTHTWAESLVVY